The following proteins are encoded in a genomic region of Ornithinibacillus sp. 4-3:
- a CDS encoding glycosyltransferase → MQKTPVILVRSLKFERGGITRASIKRANMLAQKYKKVYIVTILFQQFHNDIISNLYKNGVLDKKVQVLNFFEYYKANHKKLFLRKQVQHKVNEKGFEVVQINQEEFTGYRYYEEGFYRKYKRYDDLGRLILIDHMDDAGNRIKREYYDEDEYLTRINFYNAHTKKIHFEQYFDKSGKCFLSVDIGYQPKRKENFSVYFGGKVESFATLYEMQKKWLGKVLKTMANPIVFSEMRRLDNMLLSVKHKSIKKVAVVHANHLASPYENYLNIDKSYENLFRKIGQFDKVVLLTKEQKKDIVTKVGKTDYFTVIPHAHEPLSIKNNKISTQRRNNVAVALTRYHPDKRLTESIEAFKQVVQKIPEAKLEIYGYGPSENELQNLIKKLGLENNVFLKGFSSKPKETYSSAACSLLTSIREGFGMVITESMAMGTPVVAYDFKYGPRDIIEDNVNGFLVENGNQEQLAERIISIMTNDELRDKLSKNALEVREKFSEKKYMQNWIDLIESL, encoded by the coding sequence ATGCAGAAGACACCTGTAATATTAGTGAGATCTTTGAAGTTTGAACGTGGAGGAATAACACGTGCTTCTATAAAAAGAGCTAATATGTTAGCTCAAAAATATAAAAAAGTTTATATTGTCACAATCTTATTCCAACAATTCCATAATGATATTATTTCAAATTTATACAAAAATGGTGTTTTGGATAAAAAGGTTCAAGTTTTAAATTTCTTTGAATATTATAAAGCCAATCATAAGAAGTTATTTTTAAGAAAACAAGTTCAGCATAAAGTAAATGAGAAGGGCTTTGAAGTTGTACAGATAAACCAAGAAGAGTTTACAGGCTATAGATATTATGAAGAAGGTTTTTATAGAAAGTATAAACGTTACGATGATTTAGGAAGATTGATTTTAATAGATCACATGGATGATGCTGGCAATAGAATAAAGAGAGAGTATTATGATGAAGATGAATATTTAACACGTATTAACTTTTATAATGCGCATACGAAAAAAATTCATTTTGAACAGTATTTTGATAAAAGTGGAAAATGCTTTTTAAGTGTGGATATTGGCTATCAGCCTAAACGTAAGGAAAACTTTTCTGTCTATTTTGGAGGGAAAGTGGAATCTTTTGCTACTTTATATGAAATGCAAAAAAAATGGTTAGGAAAAGTTTTAAAAACAATGGCAAATCCAATTGTGTTTTCAGAAATGAGAAGATTAGATAATATGCTCCTAAGTGTTAAACATAAATCGATAAAGAAAGTCGCTGTTGTTCATGCAAATCACTTGGCATCGCCATATGAAAATTATTTAAATATTGATAAATCCTATGAAAATTTGTTTAGAAAGATTGGTCAATTCGATAAAGTAGTGTTACTTACTAAAGAGCAAAAAAAGGATATTGTTACAAAAGTAGGAAAAACTGATTATTTTACTGTTATTCCACATGCACATGAACCGTTGAGCATTAAAAATAATAAAATTTCAACTCAAAGAAGAAATAATGTTGCTGTTGCTTTGACTAGATATCATCCAGATAAACGATTAACAGAATCTATTGAAGCTTTTAAACAAGTTGTTCAAAAGATACCAGAAGCAAAACTTGAAATTTATGGTTATGGACCATCAGAGAACGAGCTGCAAAATTTAATTAAAAAATTAGGATTAGAAAATAATGTATTTCTAAAAGGTTTTTCCTCTAAACCTAAAGAAACTTATAGTTCAGCAGCCTGTTCTTTACTAACATCAATCCGTGAGGGCTTCGGAATGGTTATTACCGAAAGTATGGCTATGGGCACCCCTGTTGTTGCATATGATTTTAAATACGGACCACGAGATATTATAGAAGATAATGTCAATGGTTTCTTAGTAGAGAATGGGAACCAAGAACAATTAGCAGAAAGAATTATATCAATTATGACAAACGATGAACTTCGTGATAAACTATCAAAGAATGCGCTTGAGGTACGAGAAAAATTTAGTGAGAAAAAATATATGCAAAATTGGATTGATTTAATCGAATCATTGTAA